The Tepidibacillus fermentans genome has a window encoding:
- a CDS encoding formate dehydrogenase subunit gamma, giving the protein MSKTNKKYKVFRYTLGDRLMHWSVAIGFILLAITGFMIFFQGSAFLLTSGLGKGIRILHRVGAVLFVAAPLIYLLFSNKRWSWLEVFQWDQSDLGWLKAAPKHYFIGGDSMPPQKKYNTGQKLYYLFVVIFGPILALSGFALWFDWFKENRFIMLLIHDIAALILVAFFFVHVYLSAIHPRERISLEAMTTGYMDQEYAEHHHKLWYDEVK; this is encoded by the coding sequence ATGAGTAAAACAAACAAGAAATATAAAGTTTTTCGCTATACGTTAGGTGACCGCTTGATGCATTGGTCCGTAGCAATTGGATTTATCTTGTTGGCGATAACGGGATTTATGATTTTCTTTCAAGGAAGTGCCTTTTTATTAACTAGTGGATTAGGAAAAGGAATCCGAATTCTTCATCGAGTAGGTGCCGTGTTATTTGTGGCTGCTCCACTTATTTATCTATTATTTTCGAACAAAAGATGGAGTTGGCTTGAAGTGTTTCAGTGGGATCAATCGGATCTTGGTTGGCTAAAAGCTGCACCAAAACATTATTTTATTGGCGGAGATTCAATGCCACCGCAAAAAAAATATAATACGGGACAGAAACTATACTATTTGTTTGTTGTCATTTTTGGCCCCATTTTAGCTTTGAGTGGTTTTGCATTATGGTTTGATTGGTTTAAAGAAAATCGGTTCATCATGCTATTGATTCATGATATTGCAGCTTTAATCCTTGTTGCTTTCTTCTTTGTTCACGTTTATTTGTCTGCGATCCACCCAAGAGAACGCATTTCCCTTGAAGCGATGACCACAGGATATATGGATCAAGAGTATGCAG